A region from the Papaver somniferum cultivar HN1 unplaced genomic scaffold, ASM357369v1 unplaced-scaffold_125, whole genome shotgun sequence genome encodes:
- the LOC113331357 gene encoding F-box protein At5g49610-like: protein MAYRRFVWKFGGRRRTTEMSSIPEEIYYEILLRLPVKSLLTCKGVCKNWYALISTSGFVKTYVTIQKNNPILMLEANRYFYSMAYDSFPSSPVCEIKDDVIKVDHPHHCVGFLGSCNGLFCIRIWLLVGRGYNRDVLCLWNPSTGEYKELPESPIGFRRDNVYMVLVMTTRLMITSWQ from the coding sequence ATGGCTTATAGACGTTTTGTATGGAAATTTGGAGGTCGAAGAAGAACAACAGAAATGTCAAGCATTCCAGAAGAGATATACTATGAAATCCTCTTACGGTTACCAGTGAAATCTCTATTAACTTGTAAGGGCGTTTGCAAGAACTGGTATGCTCTAATCTCAACCTCTGGTTTCGTTAAAACCTATGTTACTATTCAGAAAAATAACCCTATTCTCATGCTTGAAGCCAATCGTTACTTTTACTCCATGGCTTATGATTCATTTCCATCATCACCTGTGTGTGAAATTAAAGATGATGTTATTAAAGTGGATCACCCACATCATTGTGTTGGATTCTTGGGTTCATGTAATGGTCTTTTTTGCATACGGATATGGTTGCTTGTTGGCCGTGGTTATAATAGGGATGTATTGTGTCTTTGGAACCCATCCACAGGAGAATATAAAGAATTACCTGAATCACCAATTGGATTTAGGAGAGACAATGTTTACATGGTTTTGGTTATGACCACAAGACTGATGATTACAAGTTGGCAATAG